In Paraburkholderia sp. BL10I2N1, a single genomic region encodes these proteins:
- a CDS encoding oxidoreductase gives MTAISTSAAVWLITGVSSGFGRALAEAVLARGDQVVGTVRNPSQIAAFEQMSPAGLAHGVLLDVTDASAVPQAIEQALERTGRIDVLVNNAGYGLFGALEEVSDTEARQVFDTNFFGTVNTVRAVLPHFRERGAGHIVNLSSVAGLIGITGCSLYCASKHAVEGLSESLAQELKPFGIRVMLVEPGGFRTNFAGSSLRWSEAVVPAYAETVGTMREQMTHYHGTQSGDPAKAAAAIIQAVQADEPPLRLALGPDAVSVARNKLAGLQKNLDAWAEVSTATDFDQ, from the coding sequence ATGACTGCCATATCGACATCCGCCGCTGTCTGGCTAATCACGGGTGTGTCGTCCGGCTTCGGCCGAGCCCTCGCCGAAGCGGTACTCGCGCGTGGCGACCAGGTGGTCGGCACCGTGCGCAACCCGTCGCAGATTGCGGCGTTCGAGCAGATGTCGCCGGCCGGCCTGGCACACGGGGTGCTGCTCGACGTCACCGACGCGTCGGCGGTGCCGCAGGCAATCGAGCAGGCGCTCGAGCGCACGGGCAGGATCGACGTGCTCGTCAACAACGCTGGGTACGGTCTGTTCGGTGCGCTCGAAGAGGTGTCCGACACCGAGGCCAGACAGGTGTTTGACACCAATTTCTTCGGTACTGTGAACACCGTCCGGGCCGTGTTGCCGCACTTCCGCGAGCGAGGCGCCGGACATATCGTCAACCTGTCGTCAGTCGCGGGTTTGATCGGCATCACCGGGTGCAGCCTCTATTGCGCGTCCAAGCATGCAGTCGAGGGCCTGTCCGAGTCCCTGGCGCAAGAGCTCAAGCCGTTCGGCATACGCGTCATGCTGGTTGAACCAGGCGGCTTTCGCACGAATTTCGCTGGTAGCTCGCTGCGGTGGAGCGAAGCCGTTGTACCTGCGTACGCAGAAACCGTGGGCACGATGCGCGAGCAGATGACCCACTATCACGGCACCCAGTCAGGGGATCCGGCCAAGGCCGCTGCTGCGATCATCCAGGCGGTCCAGGCCGACGAACCGCCTTTGAGGCTAGCCCTCGGACCCGATGCGGTCAGCGTGGCGCGCAACAAACTTGCGGGATTGCAGAAGAACCTCGACGCGTGGGCCGAAGTCTCGACCGCCACGGATTTCGATCAATAG
- a CDS encoding PaaI family thioesterase encodes MQTLINAVARVAEDDVDDVPEGFELMPAFGPFHELVGATWYRKSERGPVVGMRVREQHCNLGQMMHGGMVCMLADTAIKWASKYSREPALKVLTTSLTVNFLGNAQPGDWVEAHVEVLRTGKRVVFSDCSIWANGQRIAQASAQFQVMGQMEASGGCRALGLRGVGLAGRFVPPRQEQQLLNVRGALQALRACGRNTHQHFGAAGHQR; translated from the coding sequence ATGCAAACCCTGATCAATGCTGTGGCCCGCGTTGCGGAGGACGACGTCGATGATGTCCCCGAGGGGTTCGAACTGATGCCGGCGTTCGGGCCGTTCCACGAACTGGTCGGCGCGACCTGGTACAGGAAAAGCGAGCGGGGGCCGGTGGTCGGGATGCGTGTGCGCGAGCAACATTGCAACCTCGGGCAGATGATGCACGGCGGAATGGTCTGCATGCTGGCGGATACCGCCATCAAATGGGCGAGCAAGTATTCGCGCGAGCCCGCACTCAAGGTTTTGACCACCAGTTTGACGGTCAATTTTCTGGGTAACGCTCAGCCCGGCGATTGGGTCGAGGCTCACGTGGAGGTGCTTCGAACCGGTAAGCGCGTGGTGTTTTCTGATTGTTCGATCTGGGCGAACGGTCAACGTATCGCTCAGGCATCAGCGCAATTCCAGGTGATGGGGCAGATGGAGGCGTCGGGCGGCTGTCGGGCGCTAGGTCTGCGCGGCGTCGGTCTGGCTGGGCGCTTTGTACCTCCACGCCAGGAGCAACAACTGCTGAATGTGCGCGGCGCGCTGCAAGCGTTGCGCGCGTGTGGTCGGAATACCCATCAGCACTTCGGTGCTGCCGGCCACCAGCGTTAG
- a CDS encoding NADH:flavin oxidoreductase, with the protein MITAPLFTPLSVRGVTLANRVVMSPMTRGFSPDGLPGPDVASYYQRRAEGETGLIITEGVGIDHPSALGEAGLGENSIPTLAGSESVEAWRRVTDGVHASGGVIFPQLWHMGPMKEANTGPVPTAPPMRPSGLWGPAGRQTSLDANYLTRVQPATRAMTDEEIADVIAAYRRSASYAKAAGFDGIALHGGHGYLIDSFLWNETNQRIDAWGKDRAARSRFAAEVVRAIRAEIGDTIPISFRFSQWKQQDFKARLATTPDELEQILTPLAEAGVDIFEASTRYFNRAEFEGSDMNLAGWAKKVTGKLSMTVGGIGINKGYYDSMAGAETIAQPDLAPLLARFLSGEFDLIGVGRSLLHDAQWARRARLGEPFLGFSTDSLTSLT; encoded by the coding sequence TTGATCACTGCGCCCTTATTTACACCACTGTCGGTCCGCGGAGTCACGCTCGCAAACCGTGTCGTCATGTCGCCCATGACCCGGGGCTTCTCTCCTGACGGCCTGCCAGGACCCGATGTCGCTTCGTACTACCAGCGGCGCGCCGAAGGCGAGACGGGACTCATCATCACTGAAGGCGTCGGCATCGATCATCCATCGGCGCTCGGTGAAGCCGGACTCGGAGAGAATTCGATTCCGACGCTGGCAGGATCAGAGTCGGTCGAAGCCTGGCGGCGCGTGACGGATGGGGTTCACGCGAGTGGCGGTGTGATTTTCCCGCAGTTGTGGCATATGGGTCCGATGAAGGAAGCCAATACCGGGCCTGTCCCCACTGCTCCGCCGATGCGTCCGTCTGGACTGTGGGGCCCGGCGGGTCGCCAGACCTCGCTCGACGCAAACTATCTGACTCGCGTGCAACCCGCCACCCGCGCAATGACCGACGAAGAGATCGCCGATGTCATCGCCGCCTATCGCCGCAGCGCGTCGTATGCGAAAGCTGCGGGATTCGACGGGATCGCCCTCCACGGCGGCCACGGTTATCTCATCGATTCGTTTCTGTGGAACGAAACCAATCAACGCATCGACGCGTGGGGCAAAGACCGGGCCGCGAGGAGCCGTTTCGCCGCGGAGGTGGTGCGCGCAATCCGTGCGGAGATCGGCGATACGATCCCCATCAGTTTCCGCTTTTCGCAGTGGAAGCAGCAGGATTTCAAGGCGCGACTTGCAACCACGCCCGACGAGCTCGAACAGATTCTCACCCCGCTCGCCGAGGCTGGCGTCGATATCTTCGAGGCAAGCACACGGTATTTCAATCGCGCAGAGTTCGAAGGCTCGGATATGAATCTCGCCGGCTGGGCGAAAAAGGTGACTGGCAAGCTGTCGATGACCGTCGGCGGAATCGGGATCAACAAGGGCTACTATGACTCGATGGCGGGCGCGGAAACGATTGCTCAACCCGACCTCGCCCCCTTGCTCGCTCGCTTCCTTAGCGGCGAATTCGATCTGATCGGCGTGGGACGATCGTTGCTGCACGATGCGCAGTGGGCCCGACGCGCACGCCTCGGCGAGCCGTTCCTTGGTTTCAGCACGGATTCTCTGACGAGCCTGACCTGA
- a CDS encoding SDR family NAD(P)-dependent oxidoreductase, whose product MQRVVAITGGFGTLGRAVGSVFAADGWKVALLDRAPAPDIPTPDGQDAQWPLGGVDLTDLGSARKAMSSVAEQLGPLNALINVAGGFRWEKLTDSNLETWDLMYQMNVRTAATASRAALEQFADGPEGGRIVNIGAGAALRAGAGMGAYAASKAGVLRLTEALSDELKDRGITVNAILPGIIDTPQNRKDMPDADFSRWVQPADIAAVILFLASRAASAVTGASIPVTGRL is encoded by the coding sequence ATGCAACGTGTAGTCGCGATTACAGGAGGGTTCGGCACCCTCGGACGGGCGGTTGGCAGCGTATTTGCCGCTGATGGGTGGAAGGTTGCATTGCTGGACCGGGCGCCGGCGCCTGATATTCCAACCCCGGACGGGCAGGACGCGCAATGGCCGCTGGGCGGTGTCGATCTGACCGACCTCGGTAGCGCGCGGAAGGCCATGTCGTCGGTGGCCGAACAGCTCGGCCCCCTGAACGCGCTGATCAACGTGGCCGGCGGCTTTCGCTGGGAAAAGCTGACGGACAGCAATCTGGAGACGTGGGACCTGATGTACCAGATGAACGTCCGTACGGCGGCGACCGCGTCGAGGGCAGCGCTGGAGCAGTTCGCGGATGGGCCGGAAGGCGGGCGCATTGTCAATATCGGCGCAGGCGCTGCGCTGCGGGCTGGCGCGGGGATGGGCGCCTATGCAGCGTCGAAGGCCGGTGTGCTGCGCCTCACCGAGGCCCTCTCCGATGAGCTGAAGGATCGCGGGATTACCGTCAACGCGATCCTGCCGGGGATCATTGATACGCCGCAGAACCGCAAGGACATGCCCGATGCCGATTTTTCGCGCTGGGTGCAGCCCGCAGACATCGCAGCGGTTATTCTCTTCCTCGCTTCGCGCGCTGCGTCTGCCGTGACGGGCGCGTCGATCCCCGTCACCGGCCGCTTGTAG
- a CDS encoding enoyl-CoA hydratase-related protein, which translates to MNLLDYQALLLERDGGILTVTLNRPDTLNAFDEQMDIEMSRLFVDVAEDPETRVVVLTGAGRAFSAGGDIEHMQQVIDDQSLFLAGMQRAKKIIFSMLDCPKPIIAKINGHAVGLGATIALFADLSYAANHAKIGDPHVKVGFVAGDGGAVIWPQLIGYARAKEYLLTGDLLDAQEAARLGLINHAVPADELDAVVAAMAKRLATGASQAIQWTKTSINIGLKQLAHSILDASIAYEALSNQTEDHQEAVNAFREKREPVFKGR; encoded by the coding sequence ATGAATTTACTGGACTATCAGGCGTTGTTGCTGGAGCGCGACGGCGGCATCCTCACCGTTACCCTCAACCGCCCCGATACGTTGAACGCGTTCGACGAACAGATGGACATCGAAATGTCGCGGCTCTTCGTCGATGTCGCGGAAGATCCCGAAACGCGCGTCGTTGTGCTCACGGGAGCGGGTCGCGCGTTCAGCGCTGGCGGCGACATCGAACACATGCAGCAGGTGATCGACGATCAGTCGTTGTTTCTCGCCGGCATGCAGCGAGCGAAAAAAATCATCTTTTCGATGCTCGACTGTCCGAAGCCCATCATCGCGAAGATCAACGGTCATGCCGTTGGCCTCGGGGCGACCATCGCGCTCTTCGCCGATCTGAGTTATGCGGCAAACCACGCGAAGATTGGCGATCCACATGTGAAGGTCGGTTTCGTCGCGGGGGACGGGGGCGCGGTGATCTGGCCGCAACTGATCGGCTACGCCAGGGCCAAGGAATACCTGCTGACCGGCGATCTGCTCGACGCGCAAGAGGCGGCTCGCCTCGGGCTGATCAATCATGCCGTTCCTGCAGACGAACTCGATGCGGTCGTCGCCGCAATGGCGAAGCGCCTCGCAACGGGCGCGTCACAGGCTATCCAGTGGACCAAGACATCGATCAACATTGGTCTGAAGCAGCTCGCTCATTCGATACTCGATGCGTCCATTGCGTATGAGGCGCTGTCGAATCAGACCGAGGATCACCAGGAAGCGGTAAATGCGTTTCGCGAGAAGCGCGAGCCGGTGTTCAAGGGCCGTTAA
- a CDS encoding amidohydrolase family protein yields the protein MQTFQGKIYDADTHFYEVEDAYSRYLPEKFKKEWGFTSRVTPEGNRCMYVGDRKVEISEGYTSAEGLVPPPGKLHEWLRAMKDGKDNVEMRVPPTADMFNRDARLKKMDEFGVEACTMYVGEMVACISYLNEPVAANAVLHAYNRWMLDDWTFNYKDRIYSTPIVTLDDLDAAVAEAKWLVANGVRVILMPMGPFNGRAPADPYFDPYWAILNEAGVRVTFHVSEAIYMKDHMAVWGEPVQQSRQRQTAFVWMHGYGERPVIETLSSFIFYNFFERFPNVKLCSAENGAEWVPSMLVKMDKCRGMSKNGYWPCGQLKSRPSQIFKENVFVVAYPEDDLAQIVAQTGSADFLLMGSDYPHAEGVPEPNDFAREACEPLSAQDTQKIMYDNGRRFMPVRA from the coding sequence ATGCAAACTTTTCAAGGAAAGATCTACGACGCCGACACGCACTTCTACGAAGTGGAGGACGCGTACAGCCGCTACCTGCCAGAAAAGTTCAAGAAGGAATGGGGGTTCACAAGCCGGGTCACCCCGGAAGGCAATCGCTGCATGTACGTCGGCGATCGCAAGGTCGAGATCAGTGAAGGCTACACATCAGCTGAGGGACTGGTGCCGCCGCCCGGGAAACTGCACGAATGGCTGCGGGCGATGAAGGACGGCAAGGATAATGTGGAAATGCGGGTTCCTCCCACTGCGGACATGTTTAACCGCGACGCGCGTCTGAAGAAGATGGATGAATTCGGTGTCGAGGCGTGCACGATGTATGTCGGCGAAATGGTCGCATGTATTTCCTATCTGAACGAACCGGTCGCTGCAAACGCCGTGCTGCACGCCTACAACCGCTGGATGCTGGATGACTGGACCTTCAACTACAAGGATCGCATCTACAGTACCCCGATTGTCACGCTCGACGATCTCGACGCCGCTGTTGCCGAGGCGAAATGGCTGGTGGCAAATGGCGTGCGCGTGATCCTGATGCCGATGGGACCGTTCAATGGACGCGCACCCGCCGACCCGTATTTCGATCCGTACTGGGCGATTCTCAACGAAGCAGGTGTGCGCGTCACGTTCCACGTTTCCGAAGCGATTTACATGAAGGACCATATGGCCGTATGGGGCGAGCCGGTGCAGCAGTCGCGCCAGCGCCAGACTGCTTTTGTATGGATGCATGGTTACGGCGAGCGTCCAGTGATCGAGACGCTCTCGTCGTTCATCTTCTACAATTTCTTCGAACGTTTTCCGAACGTCAAACTGTGCAGCGCGGAAAACGGTGCCGAATGGGTGCCCTCGATGCTGGTCAAGATGGACAAGTGCCGGGGCATGTCGAAAAACGGCTACTGGCCCTGCGGTCAGCTGAAGAGCCGGCCGAGCCAGATTTTCAAGGAGAATGTCTTCGTGGTAGCGTATCCAGAAGACGACCTCGCGCAGATCGTCGCGCAAACCGGCTCGGCGGACTTTCTGTTGATGGGCTCAGACTACCCGCACGCGGAAGGCGTGCCCGAACCGAACGATTTTGCGCGTGAGGCGTGTGAGCCGTTGTCCGCACAGGACACCCAGAAAATCATGTACGACAACGGACGCCGCTTCATGCCGGTCCGGGCGTAA
- a CDS encoding MFS transporter, translated as MLADAPPQSSWREPLTEGRRRWFLLAVLMSAVAASSGITVIYTMLVTLYRVFPGSASVGWTVTVYWLGAAIFAAICGRLGDLLGYRRVLLIVLVIAAVGGVVAACAPSIAVLIAGCAMQSIASGITPLSMGLVRENLPARQIPSAVGLISAAGMVSAGLIYICAGVVVDHYSWQGGFWLKVALCAMTIAAVRCCVPKSHRRSGARIDFVRGLAFAPALCAILFAVQQVHAWGLQDPRIWGLVTASLVVLWLWTRHQRRVTVPLINIRLLAKRQVILANACMMCVAIGAMQLGQVFSLLLQQPAWTHAGFGLTATQAGFLMFTINIVAMVASPWSGRIATRYEARRAALMGMTMLVITWTSLILLHRSMLLFVPGAMLCSFGLAFAHTAVYNLIIEATPAEQTGEATGLLYVFFSCFFAVGAQAVFTLLQGASVSEGGASFPAAQSYVAVFGYVAGSALVGLVVAYALPKQGNPGRRSRVTDGGGLSGPARTR; from the coding sequence ATGCTGGCTGACGCACCGCCGCAATCGTCTTGGCGCGAGCCGCTCACAGAAGGTCGGCGGCGCTGGTTCCTGCTCGCGGTGCTGATGTCAGCCGTGGCGGCATCGTCCGGCATCACTGTGATCTACACGATGCTGGTGACGCTGTATCGGGTTTTTCCCGGGTCGGCGTCGGTGGGCTGGACCGTCACCGTCTATTGGCTTGGCGCGGCAATCTTCGCGGCTATCTGCGGGCGCCTGGGTGACCTGCTAGGCTACCGGCGCGTTTTGCTCATCGTGCTGGTGATCGCTGCCGTGGGAGGCGTGGTGGCGGCCTGCGCGCCCAGTATTGCCGTGCTGATCGCGGGCTGCGCAATGCAGTCGATCGCGTCTGGCATCACGCCACTTTCGATGGGGCTCGTCCGCGAAAACCTGCCCGCTCGACAGATCCCTTCTGCGGTCGGGTTAATCAGCGCTGCAGGTATGGTGTCGGCCGGATTGATCTACATCTGCGCCGGTGTTGTAGTCGATCACTACTCGTGGCAAGGCGGGTTCTGGCTCAAGGTGGCGTTGTGTGCGATGACGATCGCGGCGGTGCGTTGCTGCGTGCCGAAATCGCATCGCCGCTCAGGCGCGCGAATCGACTTCGTGCGCGGCCTCGCCTTCGCTCCGGCATTGTGCGCGATCCTCTTTGCGGTACAGCAGGTCCATGCCTGGGGACTCCAGGATCCGCGGATATGGGGCTTGGTGACGGCCAGTCTGGTGGTGCTGTGGCTTTGGACGAGGCATCAGCGCAGGGTAACGGTTCCGCTTATCAACATCCGCTTGCTGGCAAAACGTCAGGTCATTCTCGCGAATGCCTGCATGATGTGCGTGGCGATCGGCGCGATGCAACTCGGACAGGTCTTCTCGCTGCTGTTACAGCAGCCGGCGTGGACGCATGCAGGCTTCGGACTGACCGCGACTCAGGCGGGATTTCTGATGTTCACCATCAACATTGTTGCGATGGTTGCCAGTCCGTGGAGCGGGCGCATCGCTACTCGCTACGAGGCGCGTCGGGCTGCGCTGATGGGCATGACCATGCTGGTGATCACGTGGACCTCCCTGATCCTGCTTCATCGCAGTATGTTGCTGTTCGTTCCGGGCGCGATGCTCTGCTCGTTCGGCCTCGCCTTTGCGCACACCGCCGTCTACAACCTGATCATCGAAGCGACGCCCGCCGAACAGACAGGCGAGGCGACCGGCCTGCTCTATGTATTTTTCTCGTGTTTCTTCGCGGTCGGGGCGCAAGCCGTATTCACGCTGCTGCAGGGCGCATCCGTCAGTGAAGGCGGCGCGTCCTTCCCGGCGGCGCAAAGCTATGTGGCGGTGTTCGGATATGTCGCCGGCAGTGCGCTAGTGGGACTCGTTGTCGCGTATGCGTTACCGAAGCAGGGCAACCCGGGCCGTCGTTCCCGCGTTACGGACGGCGGAGGATTGAGCGGCCCGGCACGCACGCGGTGA
- a CDS encoding IclR family transcriptional regulator: MSKEILASADKDVTGPRSLTRLLGLFDVLAKAPDGMSLAELNVALESPKSSLLNLLRPLVAEGFLMHDGGRYRLGPSIFRLSANVMAVWNFSKMLRPYLVELSERTHETVYIGVLDAEHKVITYVDVIESAQSVRYSMLVGMRRPLYCTAAGRVLLAYQSEDFLAEYLRTVKLERHTEHTTVNKKVLREELQNIVETGLSVSRGELLPDSAGLSSPIFGPDGEVIAAMAVGAPLERFDRERERLEEHMLVVAQRASALGKVSEEE; the protein is encoded by the coding sequence ATGTCGAAAGAAATCCTGGCCTCGGCAGACAAAGATGTCACCGGACCGCGTTCGCTGACTCGCCTGCTCGGGCTGTTCGATGTACTGGCGAAAGCGCCGGACGGGATGTCTCTTGCAGAACTGAATGTCGCACTGGAGTCGCCCAAAAGCAGCCTGCTCAACCTGTTGCGGCCGCTAGTGGCAGAAGGATTTCTGATGCACGACGGCGGCCGGTACCGGTTGGGACCGTCCATCTTCCGGCTGTCGGCGAATGTGATGGCGGTGTGGAATTTTTCGAAGATGCTGCGTCCGTATTTGGTCGAATTGTCGGAGCGCACTCACGAAACGGTCTATATCGGCGTGCTCGACGCGGAGCATAAGGTCATTACGTACGTCGACGTCATCGAAAGTGCACAGTCTGTTCGATATTCGATGCTGGTCGGGATGCGTCGCCCGCTGTATTGCACCGCCGCCGGGCGTGTTTTGCTGGCGTACCAATCGGAAGATTTTCTGGCCGAGTACCTGCGTACCGTCAAACTCGAGCGCCACACCGAGCACACAACAGTCAACAAGAAAGTCCTGCGCGAGGAGCTGCAAAACATTGTTGAGACAGGTTTGTCGGTCAGCCGCGGCGAGCTGCTGCCCGACTCGGCAGGTCTGTCGTCGCCGATTTTTGGGCCTGATGGCGAAGTGATCGCGGCGATGGCGGTCGGCGCGCCGCTTGAGCGATTCGATCGCGAACGGGAACGCCTGGAGGAACATATGCTCGTCGTTGCACAACGCGCGTCGGCGTTGGGCAAAGTGAGCGAAGAAGAGTAA
- a CDS encoding SDR family NAD(P)-dependent oxidoreductase: protein MNGLQNRVAIVTGGGQGLGLGIATALAREGTNLVLTGRTEAKLRQAESTMKAHGVQVLVVPGDTRRRADADNTVALAIEHFGRVDALVNNAQSSTPGVPLEAVTDENWCETLESGLYGTLYFMQAVLPHMKHQRSGRIVNFGSRTGIEGTQGFGPYAAAKEGIRGLSRVAAREWGAYGITVNVVCPAALTPAANTYLEANPSERARYLSEIALGRFGDPEKDIGRVVAFLCSESSGYVTGQTINVDGGQSML from the coding sequence ATGAACGGACTACAGAACCGTGTTGCGATCGTGACCGGCGGCGGGCAAGGATTAGGGCTCGGTATCGCGACTGCGCTGGCACGAGAAGGCACGAACCTTGTCCTGACGGGACGCACCGAAGCGAAGCTCAGACAGGCGGAGTCAACAATGAAGGCGCATGGCGTTCAAGTACTGGTGGTGCCTGGGGACACGCGCAGGCGCGCCGACGCAGACAACACGGTCGCACTCGCAATCGAACACTTCGGACGCGTCGATGCGCTCGTGAACAACGCGCAAAGCAGCACGCCGGGAGTGCCTCTGGAAGCGGTCACCGATGAAAACTGGTGCGAAACGCTCGAATCCGGCCTTTACGGCACACTGTATTTCATGCAGGCCGTCTTGCCGCACATGAAGCATCAGCGTAGCGGCAGGATCGTTAATTTCGGGTCGCGTACCGGCATCGAAGGCACACAGGGATTCGGTCCGTATGCGGCTGCCAAGGAGGGCATCCGCGGCTTGTCGCGAGTCGCCGCACGCGAATGGGGCGCTTACGGCATTACGGTCAATGTGGTGTGCCCCGCTGCGCTGACACCTGCCGCAAACACATATCTGGAAGCGAATCCCAGCGAACGCGCGCGCTATCTGTCCGAGATTGCGCTTGGTCGTTTTGGCGACCCCGAGAAGGATATTGGACGCGTAGTTGCATTTCTATGCAGCGAGAGCTCGGGTTACGTCACGGGCCAGACCATCAACGTCGATGGCGGTCAGTCGATGCTTTAG
- a CDS encoding CaiB/BaiF CoA-transferase family protein encodes MTKGALAGIRVLDLSRILAGPWGAQMLADLGAEVIKVERPGKGDDSRQFGPPFLKDRDGNDTRESTFFISANRGKKSITCDIATPEGQALIRSLVVKCDVLLENYKVGDLMRYGLDYASLKLVNPRLVYCSITGFGQTGPYSPRPGYDSIFQAMGGLMSITGNGDDVPGGGPMKTGPSLADILCGQYAASAIVAALYHRDAGGGPDRDGQYIDLSLLDSMIAATSHYASQYLVSGEVPVRRGTEGNGGMPSRMFRCADRDIMIVAGNNEQYARLCQVLNHPELAMDPRFSEIALRVRNRRALGEVFEPLIVQWQSDELLSALDAAGVPAGPINNLQQVFADPHVQARGMCVEVTHPLSDQAVRMVANPVKMSGTPIDSCTPPPMLGQHTDVVLRELLEMSSADIDALRARKVI; translated from the coding sequence ATGACAAAAGGTGCGTTGGCCGGGATTCGCGTGCTCGATCTGAGCCGCATCCTCGCAGGGCCATGGGGTGCTCAGATGCTGGCGGATCTGGGGGCGGAAGTGATCAAGGTCGAGCGGCCGGGCAAGGGCGACGACTCGCGCCAGTTCGGGCCGCCGTTCCTGAAGGACCGCGATGGCAACGACACACGTGAATCGACTTTCTTCATCAGCGCGAACCGTGGCAAGAAGTCGATTACCTGCGACATCGCGACCCCCGAGGGTCAGGCGTTGATCCGGTCGCTTGTGGTGAAATGCGACGTGCTGCTGGAAAACTACAAGGTAGGAGACCTGATGCGATACGGTCTCGATTACGCAAGTCTTAAGCTCGTCAATCCGCGTCTCGTCTACTGCTCGATCACGGGTTTCGGCCAGACCGGACCGTACAGTCCGCGCCCTGGCTACGATTCGATTTTCCAGGCGATGGGCGGCCTGATGAGCATCACGGGAAATGGCGACGACGTGCCCGGCGGCGGTCCGATGAAAACCGGACCGAGTCTTGCCGATATTCTCTGCGGGCAATATGCAGCGTCTGCTATCGTAGCGGCGCTCTATCATCGCGACGCCGGCGGTGGACCGGATCGCGACGGACAATATATCGACCTCTCGCTGCTGGATTCCATGATCGCCGCTACCTCGCACTACGCCAGCCAGTATCTGGTATCTGGCGAGGTTCCAGTGCGACGTGGCACCGAGGGCAACGGTGGCATGCCGTCGCGCATGTTTCGGTGCGCGGACCGCGACATCATGATCGTGGCGGGTAACAACGAACAGTATGCGCGGTTGTGCCAGGTGCTGAACCATCCGGAACTGGCAATGGACCCGCGTTTTAGTGAAATCGCACTGCGGGTCAGGAACCGCCGGGCGCTCGGCGAGGTGTTCGAGCCGCTGATCGTACAGTGGCAGAGCGACGAGTTGCTGTCTGCGCTCGACGCCGCGGGCGTGCCGGCAGGTCCAATCAATAACTTGCAGCAGGTGTTCGCTGATCCGCATGTTCAGGCGCGTGGCATGTGCGTCGAAGTCACGCATCCGCTGTCGGACCAGGCCGTGAGAATGGTCGCAAATCCGGTGAAGATGTCTGGCACGCCGATCGATTCCTGCACCCCGCCTCCGATGCTCGGCCAGCATACCGATGTGGTGTTGCGCGAGCTGCTGGAGATGTCAAGTGCGGATATCGACGCGTTGCGTGCGCGCAAGGTCATCTAG
- a CDS encoding crotonase/enoyl-CoA hydratase family protein gives MTTRHEDGQIRVEQRGHILLIGIDRPEKRNGFTPKMFEELARAYTRLEASPDIFCGLLYAEGDHFTAGLDMPKIVPLRREGKPLFPVGEVDPFNLREPLRKKPVVIALKGISFTVAVELMLASEVAVAADNCRFSQLEVRRGIMAGCGATIRMVERAGWGNAMKILLTGDEFTAQEAYRMNFVQEVVPAGEEFKRALEIAERIAAQAPLAVQATMANARLSLGSGWQDAYSKIQSTQQVLYNTEDAKEGVQSFVEKRTARFAGR, from the coding sequence ATGACGACACGCCATGAGGACGGACAGATCCGCGTGGAACAGCGCGGCCATATTCTCTTGATCGGCATCGACCGTCCGGAAAAGCGCAATGGCTTTACCCCCAAAATGTTCGAGGAACTGGCGAGGGCGTACACGCGTCTCGAAGCGAGCCCCGATATTTTCTGTGGGCTGCTTTATGCGGAGGGTGATCACTTTACCGCCGGCCTCGACATGCCGAAGATCGTGCCGTTGCGCCGCGAGGGTAAGCCGCTCTTTCCCGTTGGCGAAGTCGACCCGTTCAATCTGCGCGAACCGCTGCGCAAGAAGCCGGTGGTGATTGCACTGAAGGGCATCAGCTTCACTGTGGCCGTCGAACTGATGCTGGCCTCAGAGGTGGCCGTAGCCGCGGATAACTGCCGTTTCTCTCAACTGGAAGTCAGGCGCGGCATCATGGCAGGCTGCGGCGCGACGATACGGATGGTGGAGCGCGCGGGGTGGGGCAACGCGATGAAGATCCTGCTCACGGGTGACGAGTTCACGGCACAGGAGGCGTATCGCATGAATTTCGTGCAGGAAGTGGTGCCGGCGGGCGAAGAATTTAAGCGGGCGCTGGAGATCGCGGAGCGCATCGCCGCCCAGGCGCCGCTGGCCGTGCAGGCTACCATGGCAAATGCGCGTCTGTCGCTCGGGTCCGGCTGGCAAGACGCATACTCGAAGATCCAGTCGACCCAGCAGGTTCTCTACAACACGGAAGATGCCAAAGAGGGTGTCCAGTCGTTTGTCGAAAAACGCACGGCAAGATTTGCCGGGCGCTAA